A stretch of Chitinophaga caeni DNA encodes these proteins:
- a CDS encoding LacI family DNA-binding transcriptional regulator: MKNEGAPSQVGVKEIAKRANVSIGTVDRVLNNRTGVAVKTREKILKIIKDLDYQPNMMARRLASKRTWKLAVLIPAASGETGYWDAPLNGIRQAAAEVRDFGVIVNEFLFDQNDKSTFSARVNQIMKQEFHGILCAPMFEEETNKLVKKCGTKNIPFVFINSDMDHMQRLSYIGPDLYQSGYLGAHLVHYILREKQQVLIVNISKEMDLHHHLLKKEEGFRAYFDNNGVNAKILKTDIRQTDYRSVKNKLNRVLKEHEVQVIFVTNSRVSTVGKFLEETGKPDIKLLGYDFLPENIEYLKKSFIDFLICQKPQEQGHKGIMALYNYLVLGKQVDMVQHMPIDIITKENYRNYRN; the protein is encoded by the coding sequence ATGAAAAATGAAGGGGCACCCAGCCAAGTAGGCGTGAAGGAAATAGCAAAGAGGGCGAATGTTTCTATCGGTACGGTAGATCGTGTTTTAAACAACCGTACCGGTGTTGCGGTGAAGACCAGGGAAAAGATTTTAAAGATCATAAAGGATCTGGATTATCAGCCCAATATGATGGCAAGGAGGTTGGCCTCAAAGCGAACGTGGAAATTGGCTGTCCTCATCCCGGCAGCGTCGGGGGAAACTGGGTATTGGGATGCACCGTTGAACGGCATAAGGCAAGCTGCTGCGGAGGTCAGGGATTTCGGCGTCATTGTTAACGAGTTCCTGTTCGATCAGAATGATAAATCAACCTTTTCTGCCAGGGTCAACCAAATCATGAAACAAGAGTTTCACGGTATTTTATGCGCACCCATGTTCGAGGAGGAAACGAATAAATTGGTGAAGAAATGCGGCACCAAGAATATTCCTTTCGTATTTATTAACTCCGATATGGATCATATGCAACGCTTGAGTTATATCGGTCCGGATTTATACCAGAGCGGCTACCTCGGGGCTCACCTGGTACATTATATATTACGTGAAAAGCAACAGGTGTTGATCGTGAACATTTCGAAGGAGATGGATCTACACCATCACCTCTTAAAGAAGGAAGAGGGGTTCAGAGCTTATTTTGATAATAACGGCGTCAATGCAAAAATATTGAAGACCGATATCCGTCAAACGGATTACCGTTCGGTAAAGAATAAGCTGAACCGTGTGCTGAAAGAACATGAGGTGCAGGTTATTTTTGTCACCAATTCAAGAGTGTCAACAGTAGGGAAGTTCTTGGAAGAAACGGGAAAGCCGGATATCAAGCTCTTAGGATACGATTTTTTACCGGAGAATATCGAATACTTGAAAAAATCATTCATTGATTTTCTCATTTGTCAAAAACCGCAGGAACAAGGTCATAAAGGCATTATGGCATTGTATAATTACCTCGTTTTGGGTAAGCAAGTGGATATGGTGCAACATATGCCGATCGATATCATCACGAAGGAAAATTACCGGAATTACCGGAATTGA